In Drosophila bipectinata strain 14024-0381.07 chromosome 2R, DbipHiC1v2, whole genome shotgun sequence, one genomic interval encodes:
- the LOC108122943 gene encoding uncharacterized protein gives MRTMSMRIWIRSTFTIALPLLMVLMILAGLGPATGYPNYSYPWKWNHYNKAGSQQYIRDQKDPKRPLRPKASHEDPEALFRRLDDMERRSEKERMAERIMHPEWEKGSVQMNAFHGGPKISPAQLYRDNFSHYGSDVSDHGEMELDDPFASIAHDSYNARSGEVISPYDSTDREIERILEYGKDTSLQARPSMAKANLLAKVVSNNGDQQIKRLPTKNLLCTQRPQTFPTIRTRPTTTTRATTRQTTTTKTTRIPFSTFCMPDPTTSTTLRPPPLPQPSPHPPYQPSPLPKPIPKDECGKKSKILNASTAKMILETILESKQHALAVLKNLNYMEMEVLSLASETCPRMNPKPKFDSKHRGRVMSTKYGEKMEAPRKPPSTIGQSSPAREFPAFSFGIRPISKGESPTALAIAREEELKLEERVWDEHLNLMRARRPWKPKRARAEAAPPEAVHLEPLPNQQPQDFLEELDEDEPVEKANPLEFSVVHMPMESEVPDVKQLPQDPHRINVQALSVIVKPVVPAEPSEESVLPAPDTWGSPVLSQTEMQGPLRNEWEPTKHRKNNRRRKKKKHRLYKQQYLENYEWNFL, from the coding sequence ATGAGAACAATGTCAATGCGGATTTGGATTCGGAGCACTTTCACAATTGCACTCCCCCTACTGATGGTATTGATGATCCTGGCGGGCCTTGGGCCAGCGACAGGATACCCGAATTACAGCTATCCCTGGAAGTGGAATCACTACAACAAAGCAGGGAGCCAACAGTATATCAGAGACCAAAAGGATCCAAAAAGGCCATTAAGGCCAAAGGCGAGTCATGAGGATCCTGAGGCTCTCTTTCGTAGGCTGGACGACATGGAACGACGGAGTGAAAAGGAGCGGATGGCGGAGAGGATCATGCATCCCGAGTGGGAGAAGGGCAGCGTCCAGATGAATGCCTTTCACGGAGGTCCCAAAATCTCACCTGCCCAGTTGTATAGGGATAACTTCTCGCACTATGGAAGCGATGTAAGTGACCACGGGGAGATGGAACTGGACGATCCGTTTGCCAGCATAGCCCACGATAGTTACAATGCGCGCTCCGGCGAGGTGATAAGCCCGTATGATTCCACCGATCGGGAAATTGAGAGAATACTGGAGTACGGCAAAGACACTAGTCTGCAGGCCAGGCCCTCGATGGCCAAGGCCAATCTCCTGGCCAAGGTGGTCAGCAATAATGGCGACCAGCAAATCAAGCGGCTGCCAACCAAAAACCTTCTTTGCACCCAGAGGCCCCAAACTTTCCCCACCATCCGAACGCGGCCTACGACTACGACAAGGGCTACCACCCGCCAAACGACCACCACAAAAACTACTCGAATACCTTTTTCCACCTTCTGCATGCCTGACCCAACGACATCTACGACCTTAAGACCACCTCCGTTGCCTCAACCGTCGCCTCATCCGCCGTATCAACCATCGCCTTTGCCAAAGCCCATTCCCAAGGACGAATGTGGCAAAAAGTCCAAGATACTAAACGCATCCACAGCAAAGATGATCTTGGAGACGATACTGGAATCGAAACAGCACGCACTCGCTGTCCTGAAGAATCTCAACTATATGGAGATGGAGGTTCTCAGTCTGGCATCCGAAACTTGCCCAAGAATGAATCCTAAGCCAAAGTTCGACAGCAAGCATAGAGGACGCGTGATGTCCACTAAATATGGCGAGAAAATGGAAGCTCCCCGGAAGCCCCCATCGACCATCGGTCAATCTAGCCCAGCTAGAGAATTCCCAGCATTCTCCTTCGGAATACGACCCATTAGCAAAGGAGAAAGTCCTACCGCTTTGGCCATAGCCAGGGAGGAAGAGCTTAAACTGGAGGAACGGGTGTGGGACGAGCATCTGAACCTGATGCGGGCGAGGCGACCATGGAAGCCCAAGAGGGCAAGGGCAGAAGCTGCACCGCCGGAAGCCGTTCATCTGGAGCCCTTACCCAATCAACAGCCTCAGGATTTTCTGGAGGAGCTGGACGAAGATGAACCAGTAGAAAAGGCAAATCCACTGGAATTTAGTGTTGTACACATGCCAATGGAGTCGGAGGTGCCAGATGTGAAACAGCTACCCCAAGACCCACATCGCATCAATGTGCAAGCCCTGAGTGTGATTGTAAAACCAGTGGTACCCGCGGAACCCAGTGAAGAATCTGTCCTGCCAGCCCCTGATACTTGGGGCTCCCCTGTTTTGTCCCAAACGGAAATGCAGGGTCCTTTGCGAAACGAGTGGGAACCGACAAaacacagaaaaaataatcgaagaagaaagaagaaaaaacaTAGATTGTATAAACAGCAGTATCTGGAAAACTATGAAtggaattttttataa
- the LOC108123255 gene encoding uncharacterized protein, whose product MDQSKQTTKFGDEPDLLFKRAQGRISLISAGVGATAAQAQAPLNSNANATRQVANIQLEATLNDCESGYVPTVGRWGAEWPRAAPQGELPEEAAAAGGTAVAGAAQERDQQLADAVRGMGLTTRSAAAPERAGTASGTGAIRRTPSTSSSEDDYEDEELVQPQPTDLTSVDAPERYSDVRQLLARQPVQPLEGITGSGWVVGDGYDLEAFNQGNGVWPLGHPLPLPDWSSGGKSTLVFDNVWQYEELNGIVETTLQRMLEETHYNTVNLFVDFYRSFKRTRRSDLRSFFQFYDVPINRRHHMCVSLAFEIMARMVQLFPVLANYLYVVSCEEQVMDCHDYVQLDEECGLNSVDAGVEKEHVMVAMRIAIGERRGVMILDPGYHVSRAVTVMQDQSYPHTGWFTQSKEPHLQRDYCYAYSQQNNKFVEWKEREIRGEDTSFKTSLVYVAQEYITAIDVTVRRNLVYNFRSLLSRDAKGQVYAGIYFPLVANVQESYLTLFYDGPNEQRVRTKLLFSAFKVGKGKLPDYIGQHLTRLAPQLKMPLQELTDLCKSLAEVVTDQNFIGQVLAINSDIGNMSVEN is encoded by the exons ATGG ATCAGTCTAAACAAACAACGAAATTTGGAGACGAGCCGGACCTCCTGTTCAAGCGAGCGCAGGGCCGGATTAGTCTGATCAGTGCTGGAGTGGGAGCCACCGCTGCCCAAGCGCAAGCACCTTTGAACTCAAACGCCAACGCAACGCGCCAAGTCGCCAACATTCAACTAGAAGCCACCCTCAATGACTGCGAAAGTGGCTATGTGCCCACCGTGGGCCGCTGGGGCGCCGAATGGCCGA GAGCTGCTCCGCAAGGAGAGCTCCCGGAGGAGGCCGCCGCTGCTGGCGGGACCGCTGTCGCTGGAGCGGCACAGGAGCGGGACCAGCAGCTGGCGGATGCTGTGCGCGGAATGGGATTGACTACGCGATCCGCCGCCGCACCTGAACGAGCTGGAACTGCATCCGGAACGGGCGCCATCCGGCGAACAccctccacctcctccagcGAGGATGACTACGAGGATGAGGAGCTGGTGCAGCCGCAACCAACCGACCTGACATCGGTGGATGCTCCGGAGCGATACTCCGACGTCCGGCAGCTGCTGGCCCGTCAGCCAGTTCAGCCGCTGGAGGGGATCACTGGATCCGGCTGGGTCGTTGGCGATGGCTACGACCTAGAGGCCTTCAACCAGGGCAACGGAGTCTGGCCCTTGGGCCATCCGCTGCCGCTGCCCGACTGGTCCAGTGGCGGGAAGAGCACTCTGGTCTTTGACAACGTCTGGCAGTATGAGGAGCTCAACGGAATCGTGGAGACGACGCTCCAAAGGATGTTGGAGGAGACCCACTACAACACGGTCAACCTCTTTGTGGACTTTTACCGCAGCTTCAAGCGCACCCGTCGCTCCGACCTGCGCAGCTTCTTCCAGTTCTACGACGTGCCCATCAACCGACGCCACCACATGTGCGTCTCCCTGGCCTTTGAGATCATGGCCCGGATGGTGCAACTCTTTCCGGTTCTGGCCAACTACCTGTACGTGGTGTCCTGCGAGGAGCAGGTGATGGACTGCCACGACTACGTCCAGTTGGACGAGGAGTGTGGCCTGAATTCGGTGGATGCTGGTGTGGAGAAGGAGCACGTGATGGTGGCCATGCGCATTGCCATCGGGGAGCGAAGGGGTGTGATGATATTGGATCCGGGCTACCACGTCAGCCGAGCGGTGACCGTCATGCAGGATCAGAGCTATCCACACACGG GCTGGTTCACCCAATCCAAGGAGCCCCACTTGCAGCGGGACTACTGCTATGCCTATAGTCAGCAAAACAACAAGTTCGTGGAGTGGAAGGAGCGTGAGATCCGCGGCGAGGACACCAGTTTCAAAACCTCGCTCGTCTACGTGGCCCAGGAGTACATCACGGCCATTGATGTGACTGTGCGCCGTAATCTGGTGTACAACTTCCGATCCTTGCTCTCCCGAGACGCCAAGGGCCAGGTCTACGCCGGTATCTACTTCCCACTGGTGGCCAATGTCCAGGAATCCTATCTGACCCTCTTCTACGATGGACCCAATGAGCAGAGGGTGCGGACAAAGCTCTTGTTTAGCGCCTTCAAAGTGGGCAAAGGAAAG CTGCCGGACTACATTGGACAACACTTGACCCGCTTGGCCCCTCAGCTGAAGATGCCCTTGCAGGAGCTGACGGACCTGTGCAAGTCC